The following proteins come from a genomic window of Solwaraspora sp. WMMA2065:
- the thiD gene encoding bifunctional hydroxymethylpyrimidine kinase/phosphomethylpyrimidine kinase, whose amino-acid sequence MASDRGELLMAGDRTTPVVAMTIAGSDSGGGAGIQADLKVFAALGVYGTSAITAVTAQNTTGVTSVHQLPAGQVRAQIEAVRADLPVRAVKTGMLGTARIAGAVAALARAGELPNLVVDPVLVSTSGHRLGVVGAVERLLPYALVATPNRAEASALVGWPVRTVDEMARAAVELAAGGPRFVVVTGGDPDGTSTDPAAVDVVATANPAVDVAGTAVAGWRLAGERMDTRNTHGTGCSFAAAVAARLALGDDVPAALVFAKEYVARALAGARHWRLGSGHGPIDHFGWSHQVAQHRLFGNYLKEAH is encoded by the coding sequence ATGGCCAGCGACCGAGGTGAGCTGCTGATGGCCGGCGACCGAACCACTCCGGTGGTGGCGATGACGATCGCCGGCTCCGATTCCGGCGGCGGGGCCGGCATCCAGGCGGACCTGAAGGTCTTCGCCGCGCTCGGCGTCTACGGCACCAGCGCGATCACTGCGGTGACCGCGCAGAACACCACCGGCGTCACCAGCGTCCATCAGCTGCCGGCCGGTCAGGTACGGGCCCAGATCGAGGCGGTCCGCGCCGACCTTCCGGTGCGCGCGGTGAAAACCGGCATGCTCGGTACGGCCCGGATCGCCGGGGCGGTCGCCGCGCTGGCCCGGGCCGGGGAGCTGCCGAACCTGGTGGTCGATCCGGTGCTGGTCTCGACCAGCGGGCACCGGCTCGGTGTGGTCGGCGCGGTCGAGCGGCTGCTGCCGTACGCGCTGGTCGCGACGCCGAATCGGGCGGAGGCCTCGGCGTTGGTCGGCTGGCCGGTGCGGACCGTCGACGAGATGGCCCGAGCCGCCGTCGAGCTGGCCGCCGGCGGACCGAGGTTCGTGGTGGTGACCGGTGGCGACCCGGACGGTACGTCGACCGACCCGGCGGCGGTCGACGTGGTCGCGACCGCGAACCCGGCGGTCGACGTCGCCGGAACCGCTGTCGCCGGCTGGCGGCTGGCCGGCGAACGGATGGACACCCGCAACACACACGGCACCGGGTGCAGCTTCGCGGCGGCGGTGGCAGCCCGGTTGGCGCTCGGCGACGACGTGCCGGCGGCGTTGGTCTTCGCCAAGGAGTACGTCGCGCGGGCGCTCGCTGGTGCCCGGCACTGGCGGTTGGGCTCCGGCCACGGCCCGATCGACCACTTTGGATGGTCGCACCAGGTGGCTCAGCACCGGTTGTTCGGCAACTACCTGAAGGAGGCCCACTGA
- a CDS encoding thiamine phosphate synthase: MNGIILLTDRRQTARPLPEVVAAAVAGGLRQVVLRERDLPRAQRAALADRLRGILAPVGGTLIVAGPDPLGGDAVHLRAAGPYPPPVFGLVGRSCHDETELGRLTTEDYVTVSPVFATASKPGYGPPLGPAGLARLVRVAAGRPVVALAGVTTAEQVATCRAAGAVGAAVMGAVMRAADPAAVAAELVAAASPAEVSS; the protein is encoded by the coding sequence GTGAACGGGATCATCCTGCTCACCGACCGCCGGCAGACCGCCCGGCCGCTGCCGGAGGTGGTCGCGGCGGCGGTGGCCGGCGGGCTCCGGCAGGTGGTGCTGCGGGAACGGGACCTGCCCCGGGCACAACGTGCCGCGTTGGCCGACCGGTTGCGCGGCATCCTCGCCCCGGTCGGCGGGACGCTGATCGTCGCCGGGCCGGACCCGCTGGGCGGTGACGCGGTGCACCTGCGCGCCGCCGGGCCGTACCCGCCACCGGTGTTCGGACTGGTCGGCCGCTCCTGTCACGACGAGACCGAGCTCGGTCGACTGACCACGGAGGACTACGTGACGGTGTCGCCGGTCTTCGCGACCGCGTCCAAACCCGGGTACGGTCCGCCGCTGGGGCCGGCCGGGCTGGCCCGTCTGGTCCGAGTGGCCGCCGGCCGGCCGGTGGTCGCGCTCGCCGGGGTGACCACAGCGGAGCAGGTCGCCACCTGTCGGGCGGCCGGTGCCGTCGGGGCGGCGGTGATGGGCGCGGTGATGCGCGCCGCCGACCCGGCGGCGGTCGCGGCGGAGCTGGTCGCGGCTGCGTCACCGGCCGAGGTGAGCAGTTGA
- a CDS encoding thiazole synthase: MPFTVAGHSFDSRLILGTGGAANLHILEQAIAASGTGLVTVALRRVDSAATMHGGLLDLLERCGVRLLPNTAGCYTATEAVKVAHLAREAFDTDWVKLEVVGDERTLLPDGAELLRAAEQLVDDGFTVLPYTTDDPVLARRLADAGCAAVMPAGAPIGSGLGILNPHHIRLIRQSVDIPVVLDAGVGTASDAALAMELGCDAVLLASAVTRAADPVAMATAMRHAIEAGRLAGRAGRIPRRYHALASTPDDGRPEL; the protein is encoded by the coding sequence ATGCCGTTCACCGTCGCCGGGCACAGCTTCGACTCCCGGCTGATCCTCGGCACCGGCGGCGCCGCCAACCTGCACATCCTGGAGCAGGCGATTGCGGCCAGTGGCACCGGTCTGGTCACGGTCGCGCTGCGCCGGGTGGACAGCGCCGCCACGATGCACGGCGGCCTGCTCGACCTGCTGGAGCGCTGCGGCGTACGGCTGCTGCCGAACACCGCCGGCTGCTACACCGCCACCGAGGCGGTCAAGGTGGCCCACCTGGCCCGCGAGGCGTTCGACACCGACTGGGTGAAGCTGGAGGTCGTCGGCGACGAACGGACCCTGCTGCCGGACGGCGCCGAGCTGCTGCGCGCCGCCGAGCAGCTGGTCGACGACGGTTTCACCGTGCTGCCGTACACCACCGACGATCCGGTGCTGGCCCGCCGGCTGGCCGACGCCGGCTGCGCGGCGGTGATGCCGGCCGGTGCACCGATCGGCTCCGGGCTTGGCATCCTCAACCCGCACCACATCCGACTGATCCGACAGTCGGTGGACATTCCCGTGGTGCTGGACGCGGGGGTCGGCACTGCCTCCGACGCCGCGCTCGCGATGGAACTCGGCTGCGACGCGGTGCTGCTGGCCAGCGCGGTGACCCGGGCCGCCGACCCGGTCGCGATGGCCACCGCCATGCGGCACGCCATCGAAGCGGGCCGGTTGGCCGGCCGGGCCGGGCGGATCCCCCGTCGCTACCACGCCCTGGCATCCACTCCCGACGATGGGCGGCCCGAGCTGTGA
- the thiS gene encoding sulfur carrier protein ThiS, which produces MELIVNGAPMTAPTGTLLVDVVRAVTDRARGVAVAVNGEVVPRSGWSAEQLCDGDRVEVLIAAQGG; this is translated from the coding sequence GTGGAGTTGATCGTCAACGGGGCACCGATGACCGCGCCGACCGGGACCTTGCTGGTCGACGTCGTCCGGGCGGTCACCGACCGGGCACGCGGCGTCGCCGTCGCCGTCAACGGTGAAGTGGTGCCGCGCAGCGGCTGGTCGGCCGAGCAGCTGTGCGACGGTGACCGGGTCGAAGTGCTGATCGCGGCGCAGGGCGGGTGA
- the thiO gene encoding glycine oxidase ThiO — translation MTGPAEGADVAVVGGGPIGMSIAWRCARRGLRTALHDPAPGSGASSVAAGMLAPVAESHFGEAELTRLLVDSAARWPAFAAELTAVTGQDIGYRTDGTLVVTLTGDDRREAERLWAYQRSLDLPITLLRGTALREREPALAPRVRGGALMPDDHQVDPRRLVGALDTALDRAGVTVVPQPVTDVSALDARVVVVAAGCGSAALTGLPVRPVKGQILRLRAPGGAVGFRHVIRGYADGRHVYLVPRADGEVVVGATVEERGDTIVTAGAVLELLRAAADLLPEIAEHELVEAQAAARPGTPDNAPLLGWHQQPGVGSAGRGGGGTAGREVLVATGHHRHGIVLTPVTADLIADMAAGDDPDPALAPFRPGRFTAANRELAGEEQPWS, via the coding sequence ATGACCGGGCCGGCCGAGGGCGCGGATGTGGCGGTGGTCGGCGGCGGGCCGATCGGGATGAGTATCGCCTGGCGGTGCGCCCGGCGCGGGCTGCGTACCGCGCTCCACGACCCGGCACCCGGGTCCGGGGCGTCCTCGGTGGCCGCCGGGATGCTCGCCCCGGTCGCCGAGTCGCACTTCGGCGAGGCCGAGCTGACCCGGCTGCTGGTCGACTCGGCGGCCCGCTGGCCGGCGTTCGCCGCCGAGCTGACCGCCGTCACCGGCCAGGACATCGGCTACCGCACCGACGGCACGCTGGTCGTCACGCTCACCGGCGACGACCGGCGCGAGGCGGAGCGGCTCTGGGCGTACCAGCGGAGTCTGGACCTGCCGATCACGCTGCTGCGCGGCACGGCGCTGCGCGAGCGCGAACCGGCGTTGGCGCCGAGGGTGCGCGGCGGTGCGCTGATGCCCGACGACCACCAGGTCGACCCGCGTCGGCTGGTCGGGGCGTTGGACACCGCGCTGGACCGGGCCGGGGTGACCGTCGTCCCGCAGCCGGTCACCGATGTTTCCGCACTGGACGCGCGGGTCGTCGTGGTCGCCGCCGGCTGCGGATCGGCGGCGCTGACCGGGCTGCCGGTCCGCCCGGTAAAAGGCCAGATCCTGCGGCTGCGGGCCCCCGGCGGCGCCGTCGGGTTCCGGCACGTGATCCGGGGGTACGCCGACGGCCGGCACGTCTACCTGGTGCCCCGCGCCGACGGTGAGGTTGTCGTCGGCGCCACCGTCGAGGAACGGGGCGACACCATCGTCACCGCCGGAGCGGTGCTGGAACTGCTGCGCGCCGCCGCCGACCTGCTGCCGGAGATCGCCGAGCACGAGCTGGTCGAGGCGCAGGCGGCGGCCCGGCCCGGCACGCCGGACAACGCGCCGCTGCTCGGCTGGCACCAGCAGCCCGGCGTCGGCTCCGCAGGCAGAGGCGGCGGCGGCACCGCAGGCCGGGAAGTGCTGGTGGCGACCGGGCATCACCGGCACGGCATCGTGCTGACCCCGGTGACCGCCGACCTGATCGCCGACATGGCGGCCGGGGACGATCCGGATCCGGCGCTGGCACCGTTTCGGCCCGGCCGGTTCACCGCCGCGAACAGGGAACTCGCAGGGGAGGAGCAGCCGTGGAGTTGA
- a CDS encoding thiamine phosphate synthase translates to MPSLGRLHLITDTRPGCDPLGVLRAALAAARAAGAAADLVVQVRVEDDMSDRDAYDLTVRAVAECAAYQVTCLVNDRLHVALATGAAGAHVGALDLPVDAARRVLGPAAILGATAREPATGRAAVAAGATYLGVGPCYATGTKTGLPDPIGPAGLAAVAATVDVPVIAIAGVTVDRVVQLLAAGAHGVAVVGAIAGAADPGRATADLLTAVRQRPAAGTGATR, encoded by the coding sequence GTGCCGTCCCTTGGGCGACTGCATCTGATCACCGACACCCGACCCGGGTGCGACCCGCTCGGCGTACTGCGGGCCGCGCTGGCCGCCGCCCGCGCCGCCGGCGCCGCCGCCGACCTGGTCGTGCAGGTCCGCGTCGAGGACGACATGTCCGACCGGGACGCGTACGACCTGACCGTGCGCGCGGTCGCCGAATGTGCCGCGTACCAGGTGACCTGCCTGGTCAACGACCGGTTGCACGTCGCGCTCGCGACCGGTGCGGCCGGCGCGCACGTCGGCGCGCTGGACCTCCCGGTCGACGCCGCCCGCCGGGTGCTCGGGCCGGCCGCGATCCTCGGTGCCACCGCCCGCGAGCCGGCCACCGGGCGGGCGGCGGTCGCGGCCGGGGCGACGTACCTGGGGGTCGGGCCGTGCTACGCCACCGGCACGAAGACCGGGCTGCCCGACCCGATCGGGCCGGCCGGGCTGGCCGCCGTCGCCGCTACGGTCGACGTGCCGGTGATCGCGATCGCCGGGGTCACTGTGGACCGGGTTGTGCAGCTGCTGGCCGCCGGGGCGCACGGGGTCGCGGTGGTCGGCGCGATCGCCGGAGCCGCCGATCCGGGCCGGGCCACTGCTGACCTGCTGACCGCGGTACGGCAGCGGCCCGCCGCCGGGACGGGCGCGACACGATGA
- a CDS encoding DUF397 domain-containing protein, translating into MIDFGSTNWRKSSRSNNQGECVEMADGPGGVVGVRDSKDPAGPVLVVAPASWSSFVAAARAGTFTS; encoded by the coding sequence ATGATCGACTTTGGTTCCACCAACTGGCGGAAGAGCAGCCGGTCGAACAACCAGGGCGAGTGTGTCGAGATGGCGGACGGGCCGGGTGGCGTTGTCGGGGTGCGGGACTCGAAGGATCCGGCTGGTCCGGTGCTGGTAGTCGCCCCAGCGAGCTGGTCGAGTTTCGTCGCCGCCGCGAGGGCTGGCACCTTCACCAGCTGA
- a CDS encoding DUF397 domain-containing protein → MIDLSGASWRKSSRSNNQGQCVEVADGLGGVVGVRDSKDPAGPVLVVAPASWSRFVAATKNSTLTS, encoded by the coding sequence ATGATCGATCTTTCCGGAGCTAGCTGGCGCAAGAGCAGCCGATCAAACAACCAGGGTCAGTGCGTCGAGGTGGCGGACGGACTGGGTGGGGTCGTCGGGGTGCGGGACTCGAAGGATCCGGCTGGTCCGGTGCTGGTGGTCGCCCCGGCAAGCTGGTCACGCTTCGTCGCCGCTACGAAGAACAGCACCCTCACGAGTTGA
- a CDS encoding helix-turn-helix transcriptional regulator, which yields MPAALLNSSVPRRQLGRELRRLRERLAGVPQTTAARELEWPATKLLRMERGEVPIRTEDVVLLCELYGADLKTIEALAALAPKTKEKGWWHDYASIPSWFELFIGLEEAAAHLREFHTELVSGVLQTRPYATAVFSVNQYEVPAEEIERRVEMRMRRARLLTRMEPYLPRFDIVLDEAILRRPIGSGQTMAGQLRRLAQAGEQPNVSIRVLPFSAGLHAGLMAHGSFTLLDFPEGNEPTTVYSTWRS from the coding sequence GTGCCCGCAGCATTGTTGAACTCGTCGGTGCCCCGGCGGCAGCTCGGTCGGGAGCTGCGTCGGCTGCGTGAGCGGTTGGCCGGGGTGCCGCAGACCACGGCGGCCCGGGAGTTGGAGTGGCCGGCGACCAAGCTGCTGCGGATGGAGCGGGGTGAGGTGCCGATCCGCACCGAGGACGTGGTGCTGCTCTGCGAGCTGTACGGCGCTGACCTGAAGACCATCGAGGCGCTGGCCGCGCTGGCTCCGAAGACCAAGGAGAAGGGCTGGTGGCACGACTACGCCAGCATCCCGTCCTGGTTCGAGCTGTTCATCGGTCTGGAGGAGGCCGCCGCCCACCTCCGCGAATTCCATACGGAGCTCGTCTCCGGCGTGCTGCAGACCCGCCCGTACGCAACTGCCGTGTTCAGCGTGAACCAGTACGAAGTGCCGGCGGAGGAGATCGAGCGCAGGGTCGAGATGCGGATGCGTCGCGCGCGGTTGCTGACCCGAATGGAGCCCTACCTGCCCAGGTTCGACATCGTGCTCGACGAAGCGATCCTGCGTCGACCGATCGGCAGCGGTCAGACCATGGCCGGACAGTTGCGTCGGCTGGCTCAGGCCGGGGAGCAGCCGAATGTCTCGATCCGGGTGCTGCCCTTCAGCGCCGGGCTGCACGCCGGCCTGATGGCGCACGGTTCGTTCACTCTTCTTGATTTTCCAGAAGGGAACGAGCCGACGACTGTCTATTCTACGTGGAGGAGCTGA